In Chitinophagales bacterium, the genomic stretch TACAGTTCAGGAAACAACCGGTTATCATCCTGTGGTAGAAACTTTTTAAATTCCTGTTCTGCCTGTTCACCAAGATTTCTTGTATTTACTAAAAAAAGAATCCGCTTTGCTTTTGCAAACTTCAATAACCTGTAAATGCTTGTGATGGCAGTGAACGTTTTCCCCGAACCTGTTGCCATTTGTACCAATGCCTTTGGTCTGTTCTCCTTAAATGATCTCTCTAAATTATTGATGGCTGTAACCTGGCAATCACGCAAACCATCTGGTTGCAGTGCCGGTATATCAAATACTCTTTTGCGTAGTGTCGCATCTTCTCTTAACCACTTCTCAAATGTTTCAGGACGATGAAAACTGAACACAGGACGAGACCGTGGCTTGGGATCACGATAATCTGTAAACCGGGTTAACTCGCCGGTGCTCTCATACACAAAAGGCAAAGGGTTGTTGTTGATAATATATTTCAACTTTGAAGTTGCATAGTCTGCACTTTGATCCTCATGCATGGTAAGGCGAACGCCTTCTTCTTCACGCTTGGCTTCAATAACACCAACAGCAGTTTTATTAACGAAGAGAATGTAATCTGCAGGACCGGTATCAGTTGGGTATTCCCGAATGGCAACACCTAAACCGGCAGCAATATTTTTTTGTTTGAAAGATTGCACAAGCCAACCACTTGCAAGCAATAGCTGATCAATTTCATCGCGGGCAAGCTGTTCAGGATCCTGGTTTGCGTGGGACAATCACTAAAAATTTATTGGTAAATCTCTCCTTTGAACCTGATAATTCCAACCACCTGGAAAGATTACGATAAAATATGCATCAATAAAAAAGACACTTTAAGATATAAACTCATCCAGCTCTCTTCGGTCTTTTTTAGTGGGTCTGCCCTCGCCACGCTTGCGATAAGCGCTAGTTTCAATGGAATGGACTCTTATTCTATCCAATTCTTCTTCAGGGGTAATGTCTTTGCAAAAGTCCGCTACGGATTTAGCTGGCTGCCTGTTTTCCGTTAACTGAAGCACTTCGAACTGCATCGTAAATGCTCCCTTACGAATAGTAATCATGTCTGCTGTGTCTTCGAGGAAGGGTTTGATGGAGAAATTCGATGGTAAAAAAAAGAAAATAATTAAACTATGGTTTTAAATGTATATGACAGTATCTTTGAGGTAATCCGGTTTTCCGGAGGTGGAAGGTACAAATGCCTTTGCCCCGCTTTGCGGGGTTTTTTTATGGTAATAATTTAAGTCCGTATCCATCCAATATGCTTTCTCTTTTGAAAAATTTATCTTCTATTACTTCAATTACTTTTTCATTAAAAGTTATTCGCTCATCGGTAAGGAGATTATAATGCTTAAGAGCAAATCTTCTTGACGGATATGCAAGCAGATCGGCGAGTTGCAGTCCGCTGATGTTTGCTGACTTGGGTTTAATCTTTAGTTCTCGTGAGGTTAGTGTCTCATCGATCTCCATCGGCTTTATATAAGACGTACCGTTGAGAAATATTCCGCGATACGATTCCTTTAATCGCATGTCTTCTTTGCCACCCCTTGATTCAAACATCATGTCTCCTACCACTTTTAATTCCTGCAGTCGTAGATGAAAACGCTCAAATATAATTGCCATGCAATAATGATAAGGATCATATCGCCATGTGGTATAGCGAGCAGCATGTTCTTTTTTATCAATCAATATGGTGATGATTTTATATTGCCACCTTTTTAAGCAACCCAGGTATTCTATATTAAACTGTGCTTCCAATTTCGGATCTCTTAAAGGATGAAAGGGAAATTTCTTATTCAATAGTTCCTTTCGATGAAAGATAACAGGGTCATCAGGATGTGATTCGAAATACTTTGTTTTTAACGCTTCCATTTCAGGAGTCAATACATCTTTAACGTAACTCAAATCAAGAATAACTCCCGTGAGACTAAGAAATCGATGATTGGGGTCATCCGAACTGCCCAAATCACTATTTCCAACCTCATCAATGTAAATCCTCAACTTCATATTAATAAAACGATATAAGTATTGTAAGTTAATTCAGTTCTCATCATACTTTTCCATTTTCAAGAGGTGAATTCCCCGCGTTATTTCAGACCTATTCATCCCAATAAAGAAGCTATGAAATAAACTCATCCAGCTCTCTTCGGTCTTTTTTAGTGGGTCTGCCCTCGCCACGCTTGCGATAAGCGCTAGTTTCAATGGAATGGACTCTTATTCTATCCAATTCTTCTTCAGGTGTAATGTCTTTGCAAAAGTCCGCTACGGATTTAGCTGGCTGCCTGTTTTCCGTTAACTGAAGCACTTCGAACTGCATCGTAAATGCACCATTGCGAATACTAATCATGTCGCCCACCTTTATATTCCTGGAAGCCTTTACTTGCTGGTCAGCTATCTTTACTTTTCCCTTGTCGCAGGTTTCGGCGGCAATAAAGCGGCTTTTAAAGAGGCGCATAGCCCACAGCCATTTATCGATCCTTACTTTTTCGGGAGTATTGTTCATTCGTTCTTTCTTCAGAAGCAATACCGGCCTTCTGAAACCAGCCTTGCAGCAATTTTCCTTCGGGCATTTTTGCAATTAAAAGGCTCCTGTTTGGTGAAGCGCTTCAATCCCATTAACAGCATGCGCAGCTCATCGCCTTCGGCAAAAGATTCAATGGCGTTTCGTCCTGCAGCTTCTATACGCAGCATGGAATCGTGAAGCCACACGCGCAATATATCTTCATACAGTGCCACCTTTTCTGTACCCCAGAGTTCACTTAATTTTTCGACACGAAGCAAGGCAGATTCAAACAGGTAAATTTC encodes the following:
- a CDS encoding DUF3800 domain-containing protein codes for the protein MKLRIYIDEVGNSDLGSSDDPNHRFLSLTGVILDLSYVKDVLTPEMEALKTKYFESHPDDPVIFHRKELLNKKFPFHPLRDPKLEAQFNIEYLGCLKRWQYKIITILIDKKEHAARYTTWRYDPYHYCMAIIFERFHLRLQELKVVGDMMFESRGGKEDMRLKESYRGIFLNGTSYIKPMEIDETLTSRELKIKPKSANISGLQLADLLAYPSRRFALKHYNLLTDERITFNEKVIEVIEDKFFKRESILDGYGLKLLP
- a CDS encoding RNA-binding S4 domain-containing protein codes for the protein MNNTPEKVRIDKWLWAMRLFKSRFIAAETCDKGKVKIADQQVKASRNIKVGDMISIRNGAFTMQFEVLQLTENRQPAKSVADFCKDITPEEELDRIRVHSIETSAYRKRGEGRPTKKDRRELDEFIS